A single region of the Cryptomeria japonica unplaced genomic scaffold, Sugi_1.0 HiC_scaffold_715, whole genome shotgun sequence genome encodes:
- the LOC131872655 gene encoding chitinase 1-like: MESRGMRVRVRVASIALVVALLWSGASASAGGITIYWGQITDEASLAQTCASGNFEIVIVSYLLINGTINSETPELNLAGHSTNSLNVDIKSCQSSGVKVFLSLDGAVANADHAQYLSSYLWDNFLEGNSGSGPVGDAIVDGIDFGIYEATTQHWDDLALAISNLSTSSKKVYLSAAPQCPYPDAWLGTALKTGLFDYVWIQFFNNIQCEYVTDATDLLSSWNEWTNSKSVHTVQTRGFYLGLAAAPGFTGTGGYIEPDKLISEVLPQIKASSKYGGVTLWTKYWDEQTNYSSSIKPYVNISDAPAADIGIYWGQNTEEASLGETCASGNFKIVVVSYLLINGTINAETPELNLAGHPTNSLNADIKSCQSSGVKVFMSLDGAVANAEHAQGLASYLWENFLEGNSGSGPVGDAVLDGIDFGDYEASTEHWDDLVTAISNLSTSSSKVYLSAAPQCPYPDRWLDKALQTGLFDYVWIQFFNNPTCEYAENDTSKLVSSWNEWIDSVQTLQTRGFFLGLPAAPGYVYSGGYIEPNILTSDVLPQIKPSSKYGGVMLWTKYWDEKTNYSSSIKPDIIMKPSPVDVPTLASV; this comes from the coding sequence ATGGAGAGTCGTGGaatgagagtgagagtgagagtggCTTCAATTGCCTTGGTGGTTGCTCTGCTCTGGAGCGGGGCATCTGCGTCTGCGGGAGGCATAACAATATATTGGGGCCAGATTACTGACGAAGCTTCCCTTGCGCAAACATGCGCAAGTGGCAACTTCGAAATTGTGATTGTCTCGTATCTACTCATCAATGGTACTATCAACTCGGAGACCCCGGAGCTGAACCTGGCGGGCCACTCAACGAATTCTTTGAACGTCGATATTAAATCCTGTCAGTCCAGCGGCGTAAAGGTGTTTCTGTCCCTCGATGGAGCCGTCGCAAACGCAGACCATGCGCAGTACCTGTCTAGCTATCTGTGGGACAACTTTCTTGAAGGGAATTCGGGCTCCGGGCCTGTAGGAGACGCCATTGTGGACGGCATTGACTTTGGAATCTACGAAGCCACCACACAGCACTGGGATGATCTGGCCTTGGCCATCTCCAATCTTAGCACCTCCTCAAAGAAGGTCTATCTCAGCGCTGCTCCGCAGTGCCCCTATCCAGACGCTTGGCTTGGAACGGCCTTGAAGACGGGGCTGTTCGACTATGTGTGGATCcaattcttcaacaacattcagtGTGAGTATGTCACTGATGCTACCGATCTGTTGAGTTCATGGAACGAGTGGACCAATTCCAAATCTGTACACACTGTTCAAACACGGGGCTTCTACCTCGGCCTTGCGGCTGCGCCTGGTTTTACTGGTACCGGCGGCTATATTGAGCCAGACAAGCTCATCTCCGAAGTGCTTCCTCAGATCAAGGCCTCTTCAAAATATGGAGGAGTCACGCTGTGGACCAAGTATTGGGACGAGCAAACCAATTATAGCTCGTCCATTAAACCGTACGTAAACATAAGCGACGCACCTGCTGCAGACATAGGCATATATTGGGGTCAGAATACCGAGGAAGCTTCTCTTGGGGAAACCTGCGCAAGCGGCAACTTCAAAATTGTTGTTGTCTCGTATTTACTCATCAATGGCACTATCAATGCTGAAACACCGGAGCTGAACCTGGCGGGTCACCCAACGAATTCGCTGAACGCCGATATTAAATCCTGCCAATCCAGCGGCGTAAAGGTGTTTATGTCCCTCGATGGAGCCGTCGCAAACGCAGAGCATGCGCAGGGCCTGGCTAGCTATCTGTGGGAAAACTTTCTCGAAGGGAATTCGGGGTCTGGGCCTGTTGGAGACGCCGTTCTGGACGGCATTGACTTTGGCGACTACGAAGCATCTACGGAGCACTGGGACGATCTGGTCACGGCCATTTCCAATCTTAGCACCTCCTCCAGCAAGGTCTATCTCAGTGCTGCCCCGCAGTGCCCCTATCCCGACCGTTGGCTTGATAAGGCCTTGCAGACAGGCCTGTTTGACTACGTATGGATCCAGTTCTTTAACAACCCTACCTGTGAGTATGCAGAAAATGACACTTCCAAGCTGGTGAGCTCGTGGAACGAGTGGATCGATTCTGTTCAAACTCTTCAAACACGGGGCTTCTTCCTCGGCCTTCCGGCTGCGCCTGGCTATGTTTACAGCGGTGGGTATATTGAGCCAAACATACTCACCTCCGACGTGCTTCCTCAGATCAAGCCCTCTTCAAAATATGGAGGAGTCATGCTGTGGACCAAGTATTGGGACGAGAAAACCAATTATAGCTCATCTATTAAACCTGACATAATAATGAAGCCATCCCCTGTTGACGTGCCTACTTTGGCGTCTGTCTGA